One genomic window of Bacillota bacterium includes the following:
- a CDS encoding alcohol dehydrogenase catalytic domain-containing protein, with the protein MTKMLRANLINPQEFRLEEVERPVPGPGEVLIDVKLCGICGSDIHAYHGVHAFIHCPIVLGHEFVGDVAAVGPDVTEFSPGQKVVVEPNLVCGECYNCRNGRYNVCLNLKVIGCQDTGAYAQSIVVPTDKVLPVPEDLSYDRAVLVEPLAVGVHAIHRSGMKAGDRVVIFGVGPIGLLTLVAAKSMGAGKVLAVDVIDSRLELAQRFGADTVCNSTRDNLEEVIVREFGPERADLHFECSAAPQALNQAIDLARKGLTIVQVGCFGPPVTINNLSYVQEHELSIIGTMMYMKSDYQEAIDILYSADLPFEELITHRFPLQDVAKAFQMLDEEKERVIKAVLEIG; encoded by the coding sequence ATGACAAAGATGCTCAGGGCGAATTTAATCAACCCACAGGAGTTTCGGTTGGAAGAAGTGGAGCGACCGGTGCCCGGGCCCGGGGAAGTGCTCATTGATGTCAAGTTGTGTGGAATCTGCGGCAGCGATATTCACGCATACCATGGGGTTCATGCCTTCATCCATTGCCCCATTGTATTGGGCCATGAATTTGTTGGAGACGTTGCGGCAGTCGGGCCCGATGTCACGGAATTTTCTCCGGGACAGAAGGTAGTGGTGGAGCCCAACCTAGTCTGTGGTGAGTGTTACAACTGCCGCAACGGGCGCTACAATGTCTGCTTGAATCTCAAGGTGATCGGCTGCCAAGACACCGGTGCCTATGCCCAGTCCATCGTGGTTCCCACCGACAAAGTGTTACCGGTACCCGAGGATCTCAGCTATGATCGGGCGGTTTTGGTGGAGCCCTTGGCCGTTGGTGTCCACGCTATCCACCGTTCCGGAATGAAGGCTGGAGATCGGGTGGTTATCTTTGGGGTAGGACCCATTGGCTTGTTGACTTTGGTGGCTGCCAAGAGCATGGGAGCCGGCAAGGTGTTGGCGGTGGATGTGATTGACTCCCGCCTAGAGCTAGCCCAACGCTTTGGTGCCGATACTGTGTGCAATTCCACTCGGGACAATCTTGAGGAAGTTATTGTCCGGGAGTTTGGTCCGGAACGGGCTGATCTTCACTTTGAATGCTCCGCAGCACCCCAGGCTTTGAACCAGGCAATAGACTTAGCCAGGAAGGGACTGACCATCGTCCAGGTGGGTTGCTTTGGTCCGCCGGTAACGATCAACAACCTGAGCTATGTTCAGGAGCATGAGTTAAGTATTATCGGAACCATGATGTACATGAAGTCCGATTACCAGGAAGCCATCGATATTCTGTACTCCGCCGATCTACCCTTTGAAGAGCTAATCACCCATCGCTTTCCCCTGCAGGATGTAGCCAAGGCCTTTCAGATGCTGGATGAAGAGAAGGAAAGGGTAATTAAGGCAGTTTTGGAAATCGGTTAG